The Streptomyces sp. NBC_01689 genome includes a window with the following:
- a CDS encoding DUF47 domain-containing protein, which translates to MRFRLTPRETSFYDMFSASADNIVTGSKLLMELLGADASARAEIAERMRAAEHAGDDATHAIFHQLNSSFITPFDREDIYNLASSLDDIMDFMEEAVDLVVLYQVEELPKGVEQQIEVLARAAELTAEAMPNLRTMDNLTEYWIEVNRLENQADQIHRKLLAQLFNGKYDAIEVLKLKQIVDVLEEAADAFEHVANTVETIAVKES; encoded by the coding sequence GTGCGATTTCGTCTGACCCCCAGGGAGACGAGCTTCTACGACATGTTCTCCGCATCAGCGGACAACATCGTCACGGGCTCGAAACTCCTGATGGAACTGCTCGGGGCCGACGCCTCCGCCCGGGCCGAGATCGCAGAACGGATGCGGGCAGCGGAGCACGCCGGTGACGATGCGACGCACGCGATCTTCCACCAGTTGAACTCCTCCTTCATCACGCCCTTCGACCGCGAGGACATCTACAACCTGGCCTCGTCCCTCGACGACATCATGGACTTCATGGAGGAGGCCGTCGACCTGGTCGTGCTGTACCAGGTCGAGGAGCTCCCCAAGGGCGTGGAGCAGCAGATCGAGGTGCTGGCGCGGGCGGCCGAGCTGACCGCCGAGGCGATGCCGAACCTGCGGACCATGGACAACCTCACGGAGTACTGGATCGAGGTCAACCGTCTCGAGAACCAGGCCGACCAGATCCACCGCAAGCTGCTCGCCCAGCTCTTCAACGGCAAGTACGACGCCATCGAGGTCCTGAAGCTCAAGCAGATCGTGGACGTGCTGGAAGAAGCGGCCGACGCGTTCGAACATGTGGCGAACACGGTGGAGACCATCGCCGTCAAGGAGTCCTGA
- a CDS encoding FAD-binding oxidoreductase has product MQRRMFIGGAAALAAAVTTACNAKGGPSTRASAAAQTSGAPVHATASATPAGVRAAANWTALAKDLDGILVRPGDRAWSTAHQLYNTRFDTLKPAAVAYAAHADDIRTAMAYARAHHIPLSIRNGGHSYAGWSSGDGRLILDVSKLDKIRASANEAVVGAGSKLIDVYRGLAAKGVTIPAGSCPTVGVSGLTLGGGHGVVSRAYGLTCDSLTQATLITADGKELVANASEHKDLFWALRGAGNGNFGVVTELRYRTHPAPQAVSAYLTWPWAKAAAVVKAWQEWGPDQPDEIWSSLHLERAAGGSPRVSVAAFSLGTYGELQNAVDRLADRVGGPASSVSLKRHSYEESMEAYAGCSSFPTDPQCHLPGTTPGRSAQGALGRETYAARSDFFDRSLSAAGIQTLLNQLGSVRGGSGSIAFTALGGAVNRVAPTATAFVHRRSRMLAQYIVSWQPGGSGATAQSWLTSAHTAMARHASGAAYQNYTDPTLTDWRKAYYGDAAPRLTALKKQYDPNRFFSFPQAL; this is encoded by the coding sequence ATGCAACGGCGGATGTTCATAGGCGGCGCGGCCGCGCTCGCGGCGGCGGTCACCACCGCCTGCAACGCGAAGGGCGGCCCCTCCACCCGGGCGTCGGCGGCGGCGCAGACGTCCGGGGCTCCGGTCCACGCGACCGCGAGCGCCACCCCCGCGGGCGTCCGCGCCGCCGCGAACTGGACCGCCCTCGCCAAGGACCTGGACGGCATCCTGGTCCGTCCCGGCGACCGCGCCTGGTCCACCGCGCACCAGCTGTACAACACCCGCTTCGACACGCTGAAGCCCGCGGCCGTCGCGTACGCCGCCCACGCCGACGACATACGTACGGCCATGGCCTACGCCCGCGCCCATCACATACCCCTGTCGATACGCAACGGCGGCCACTCCTACGCCGGCTGGTCCTCCGGCGACGGCCGGCTGATCCTCGACGTCTCCAAGCTCGACAAGATCCGGGCGTCCGCGAACGAGGCCGTCGTCGGCGCCGGTTCCAAGCTGATCGACGTCTACCGCGGACTCGCCGCGAAGGGCGTCACCATCCCCGCGGGTTCCTGCCCGACCGTCGGCGTCTCCGGTCTGACCCTCGGCGGCGGCCACGGTGTCGTGTCGCGGGCGTACGGCCTGACCTGCGACAGTCTCACCCAGGCGACGCTGATCACGGCGGACGGCAAGGAGCTCGTCGCGAACGCGAGCGAGCACAAGGACCTCTTCTGGGCGCTGCGCGGCGCGGGCAACGGCAACTTCGGGGTCGTCACCGAGCTCCGTTACCGGACCCACCCCGCCCCGCAGGCCGTCTCCGCGTACCTGACCTGGCCGTGGGCGAAGGCCGCCGCCGTGGTGAAGGCCTGGCAGGAGTGGGGACCGGACCAGCCGGACGAGATCTGGTCGTCCCTGCATCTCGAGAGGGCCGCCGGCGGCAGCCCCCGCGTCTCCGTCGCCGCCTTCTCCCTGGGCACCTACGGCGAACTCCAGAACGCCGTGGACCGCCTGGCCGACCGGGTCGGCGGGCCGGCCTCCAGCGTCTCCCTCAAGAGGCACTCCTACGAGGAGTCGATGGAGGCGTACGCGGGCTGCTCCTCCTTCCCCACCGACCCCCAGTGCCATCTGCCGGGCACGACGCCGGGCCGGTCCGCGCAGGGCGCCCTCGGCCGGGAGACGTACGCGGCCCGGTCGGACTTCTTCGACCGCTCGCTCTCCGCGGCCGGCATCCAGACCCTCCTGAACCAGCTGGGCTCGGTCCGCGGCGGTTCGGGCAGCATCGCGTTCACCGCGCTGGGCGGCGCGGTCAACCGCGTCGCACCGACCGCGACGGCCTTCGTGCACCGCCGGTCGAGGATGCTCGCCCAGTACATCGTTTCCTGGCAGCCGGGCGGTTCCGGCGCCACGGCCCAGTCCTGGCTGACCTCGGCGCACACGGCGATGGCCCGCCACGCCTCCGGAGCCGCCTACCAGAACTACACGGACCCGACCCTCACGGACTGGCGCAAGGCGTACTACGGCGACGCGGCTCCCCGGCTCACCGCGCTGAAGAAGCAGTACGACCCGAACCGCTTCTTCTCGTTCCCCCAGGCGCTGTAG
- a CDS encoding C40 family peptidase produces the protein MTVRKAWVVAAAVAGVGLSFVMLLVVGVFVVAGNLANGVGGGSVGLAKGAVPAAYQTLVQKWGNLCGAINPALLAAQLYQESGFDPNAKSPAKAEGIAQFIPGTWATHGVDGDGDGDRDVWDPNDAIPSAASYDCQLASYVKDAPGNITENMLAAYNAGAYAVIKYGGVPPYRETQNYVKTITTLEKSFARPVNRVDPSRQAAAAIYYAQKKLGTPYLWGGNGTADQGGRFDCSGLTKAAYESVGVTLPRVANDQYNAGPHPAREELLPGDLVFFSDDLTDSRAIRHVGIYVGGGYMIDAPRTGAVIRFDPIDTPDYFGATRVTEDGAKALPTTV, from the coding sequence TTGACGGTGCGTAAGGCATGGGTCGTGGCGGCCGCTGTCGCCGGGGTGGGACTCTCCTTCGTGATGCTGCTCGTCGTCGGGGTCTTCGTCGTCGCGGGCAACCTCGCCAACGGGGTCGGCGGCGGTTCGGTCGGACTCGCCAAGGGCGCGGTCCCGGCGGCGTACCAGACGCTCGTGCAGAAGTGGGGCAACCTCTGCGGCGCGATCAACCCCGCCCTGCTCGCCGCGCAGCTGTACCAGGAGAGCGGATTCGACCCGAACGCCAAGAGCCCCGCGAAGGCCGAAGGAATAGCGCAGTTCATCCCCGGGACGTGGGCCACGCACGGAGTCGACGGCGACGGGGACGGCGACCGCGACGTATGGGACCCGAATGACGCGATTCCGTCGGCCGCCTCCTACGACTGCCAGCTCGCCTCGTACGTCAAGGACGCGCCCGGGAACATCACGGAGAACATGCTCGCCGCCTACAACGCGGGGGCGTACGCGGTCATCAAGTACGGGGGTGTCCCGCCGTACCGGGAGACCCAGAACTACGTGAAGACAATCACGACCCTGGAGAAGAGCTTCGCCCGGCCCGTCAACCGGGTCGATCCCTCACGGCAGGCCGCCGCGGCCATCTACTACGCGCAGAAGAAGCTCGGCACGCCCTATCTGTGGGGCGGCAACGGCACCGCTGACCAGGGCGGACGCTTCGACTGCTCGGGTCTGACGAAGGCCGCGTACGAGAGCGTCGGGGTCACCCTGCCGCGGGTCGCCAACGACCAGTACAACGCCGGTCCGCACCCCGCGCGGGAGGAACTGCTGCCGGGGGACCTGGTGTTCTTCTCCGACGACCTCACCGACTCGCGGGCGATCCGGCACGTGGGCATCTACGTGGGCGGCGGCTACATGATCGACGCGCCGAGGACGGGTGCCGTCATCCGCTTCGACCCGATCGACACCCCCGACTACTTCGGGGCCACGCGCGTGACCGAGGATGGCGCGAAAGCACTCCCGACCACGGTCTGA
- a CDS encoding phosphatase PAP2 family protein, whose protein sequence is MAGLAESGSNPDVDLLYDINGLAKDAPRWFDRGMEFVGEYGLLLALVLLVLWCWWTVRRGGAEGAAASVAGLVWAPLAAGIAVLVNVPIRGFVERPRPFVDHQGLDVLVSGKTDFSFVSDHATLTMAMGVGLFVVHRKFGLAGIGLALVEGFCRVYMGVHYPTDVIGGFALGTAVALLLSPLAMALLTPVMKAVEGSPRAGRLVRARRAGLTGQQARIPEARAERPDESDLAA, encoded by the coding sequence ATGGCTGGACTCGCCGAATCCGGTTCGAACCCCGACGTCGACCTGCTCTACGACATCAACGGACTCGCCAAGGACGCACCCCGCTGGTTCGACCGGGGCATGGAGTTCGTGGGCGAGTACGGGCTGCTGCTCGCTCTGGTCCTGCTGGTGCTGTGGTGCTGGTGGACCGTGCGGCGCGGTGGCGCCGAGGGCGCGGCGGCGTCCGTGGCCGGGCTGGTCTGGGCACCACTGGCCGCCGGTATCGCCGTGCTGGTGAACGTGCCGATAAGGGGCTTCGTCGAACGCCCCCGTCCGTTCGTCGACCACCAGGGTCTCGACGTGCTGGTGTCGGGCAAGACCGACTTCTCGTTCGTGAGCGACCACGCGACGCTCACGATGGCGATGGGGGTCGGCCTGTTCGTCGTGCACCGGAAGTTCGGCCTGGCGGGGATAGGGCTCGCGCTCGTCGAGGGCTTCTGCCGGGTCTACATGGGCGTGCACTACCCGACGGACGTCATCGGCGGATTCGCCCTGGGCACGGCCGTGGCGCTGCTGCTCTCCCCGCTGGCCATGGCCCTGCTGACGCCGGTGATGAAGGCCGTCGAGGGGTCCCCGCGGGCCGGCCGGCTCGTCCGGGCGCGGCGCGCGGGTCTCACGGGGCAGCAGGCGCGGATTCCGGAGGCCCGGGCGGAGCGGCCGGACGAGTCCGATCTGGCGGCCTGA
- a CDS encoding SCO6880 family protein, with the protein MSHPVTPRRTYLIGRARPNAMVGRNRESGEIVLIIAGAFLGMMCGLLVPVLSLRIVLLMGFPLLALAAVYVPYKRRTFYKWFEINRSYKRSLRRGTAYRSNVMEAGTHLDGREIEIGPPPGIGRISWLAAPFGPDEIAVLLHADRRTVTAAIEIEGPGVGLRDSEDQEALVDRFGTLLKHVANGDGFVTRLQMLARTLPADPDAHAKDVAVRGDEKSPGWLQQSYDQLQSMVSTSSEQHRAYLVACMHWTRELAAEAQAMARAARPQGGKKLDRDAGLAVVMARELTDICSRLQEADIRVRQPLGQGRLASLVHSMYDPDHPIDHIQAMTKRNAWPAELDAMEPTYLQAKTRESSTRAPWCHATAWVKEWPMTPVGVNFLAPLLVHTPDVIRTVAVTMDLEPTEIAIERMLTEKTNDEAEASRQAKMNRTVDPRDIASHNRLDQRGEDLASGAAGVNLVGYITVSSRSPEALARDKRTIRASAGKSYLKLEWCDREHHRAFVNTLPFATGIRR; encoded by the coding sequence GTGTCCCATCCGGTCACGCCCCGCCGTACATATCTGATCGGCCGCGCCCGGCCGAACGCGATGGTCGGCCGGAACCGCGAGTCCGGCGAGATCGTGCTCATCATCGCGGGCGCGTTCCTCGGCATGATGTGCGGTCTGCTCGTCCCCGTACTGTCCCTGCGGATCGTGCTGCTGATGGGCTTCCCCCTGCTCGCCCTCGCCGCCGTGTACGTCCCGTACAAGCGCCGCACGTTCTACAAGTGGTTCGAGATCAACCGCAGTTACAAGCGCAGCCTGCGCCGCGGCACGGCCTACCGCAGCAACGTCATGGAGGCCGGCACGCACCTCGACGGCCGGGAGATCGAGATCGGCCCGCCGCCCGGCATCGGCCGGATCTCCTGGCTCGCGGCCCCCTTCGGGCCCGACGAGATCGCCGTGCTCCTGCACGCCGACCGCCGCACCGTCACGGCCGCCATCGAGATCGAGGGCCCCGGTGTCGGCCTGCGCGACAGCGAGGACCAGGAGGCCCTCGTCGACCGCTTCGGCACCCTCCTCAAGCACGTCGCGAACGGCGACGGCTTCGTCACCCGCCTCCAGATGCTCGCCCGCACCCTCCCCGCCGACCCGGACGCCCACGCCAAGGACGTCGCCGTACGCGGCGACGAGAAGTCCCCCGGCTGGCTCCAGCAGTCGTACGACCAGCTCCAGTCCATGGTGTCCACCAGCAGCGAGCAGCACCGCGCCTATCTCGTCGCCTGCATGCACTGGACCCGCGAACTCGCCGCCGAGGCGCAGGCCATGGCCCGTGCCGCCCGGCCGCAGGGCGGGAAGAAACTGGACCGCGACGCCGGCCTCGCCGTCGTCATGGCGCGCGAACTGACCGACATCTGCTCGCGCCTCCAGGAAGCCGACATCCGGGTGCGCCAGCCCCTCGGCCAGGGCCGGCTCGCCTCCCTCGTGCACTCCATGTACGACCCCGACCACCCCATCGACCACATCCAGGCGATGACCAAGCGCAACGCCTGGCCCGCCGAACTCGACGCCATGGAACCCACCTATCTCCAGGCGAAGACCCGCGAGTCCTCCACCCGCGCGCCCTGGTGCCACGCCACGGCCTGGGTGAAGGAGTGGCCGATGACCCCGGTCGGCGTCAACTTCCTCGCCCCGCTGCTGGTCCACACCCCGGACGTCATCCGCACGGTCGCCGTCACCATGGACCTCGAACCCACCGAGATCGCCATCGAGCGCATGCTCACCGAGAAGACCAACGACGAGGCCGAGGCCAGCCGCCAGGCCAAGATGAACCGCACGGTCGACCCCCGCGACATCGCCTCCCACAACCGCCTCGACCAGCGCGGCGAGGACCTCGCCAGCGGCGCCGCGGGAGTCAACCTCGTCGGGTACATCACCGTCTCCTCCCGCTCACCCGAGGCCCTCGCCCGCGACAAGCGCACCATCCGCGCCTCCGCCGGCAAGTCGTATCTGAAGCTGGAGTGGTGCGACCGCGAGCACCACCGGGCCTTCGTCAACACGCTCCCCTTCGCCACCGGTATTCGGAGGTAA
- a CDS encoding metal-sensitive transcriptional regulator → MTTTEAGAPAPSGDPRATAEPVVTDHDRGVHGYHKQKDEHLKRLRRIEGQIRGLQRMVDEDVYCIDILTQVSASTKALQSFALQLLEEHLRHCVADAALKGGDEIDAKVEEATKAIGRLLRT, encoded by the coding sequence ATGACGACCACCGAGGCCGGCGCGCCGGCCCCCTCCGGTGACCCGCGGGCGACCGCGGAGCCGGTCGTGACCGACCACGACCGCGGTGTCCACGGCTACCACAAGCAGAAGGACGAGCACCTCAAGCGGCTGCGCCGGATCGAGGGGCAGATCCGCGGCCTGCAGCGGATGGTCGACGAGGACGTCTACTGCATCGACATACTCACGCAGGTCTCCGCCTCCACCAAGGCCCTGCAGTCCTTCGCCCTGCAGCTCCTGGAGGAGCACCTGCGCCACTGCGTCGCGGACGCGGCGCTCAAGGGCGGCGACGAGATCGACGCGAAGGTCGAGGAGGCGACGAAGGCGATCGGCCGGCTGCTGCGCACGTAG
- a CDS encoding ATP-binding protein, with translation MRDPLSAATDAFTSFLFGKVETTRLPVRTSTGQAQAVYLPTAAPGLGDSGVIIGREVYSGKGYIYDPFQLYGQQLPAPHWLVLGESGNGKSALEKTYVLRQLRFRDRQVVVLDAQGEDGVGEWNLIAEELGITPIRLDPTAALDMGIRLNPLDPAITTTGQLALLRTIIEVAMGHGLDERSGFALKVAHAYVNETIVERQPVLMDIVEQLRHPEPESAEAMNVAIDDVRAWGLDVALVLDRLVDGDLRGMFDGPTTVGIDLDAPLIVFDLSHIDRNSIAMPILMAIVGVWLEHTWIRPDRKKRIFLVEEAWHIINSPFVAQLFQRLLKFGRRLGLSFVAVVHHLSDVVDGAAAKEAAAILKMASTRTIYAQKADEARATGRVIGLPRWAVEIIPTLTPGIAVWDVNGNVQVVKHLITETERPLVFTDRAMTESSADHLADDALRAAELEAEERAAAFVEQHLGDLDGSSESTVA, from the coding sequence ATGCGGGATCCGCTGTCCGCCGCCACGGACGCCTTCACGTCCTTCCTCTTCGGCAAGGTCGAGACGACCCGGCTGCCGGTCCGCACCTCCACGGGCCAGGCACAGGCCGTCTACCTGCCCACCGCCGCACCCGGACTCGGCGACTCGGGCGTCATCATCGGACGCGAGGTGTACTCCGGGAAGGGATACATCTACGACCCCTTCCAGCTGTACGGGCAACAGCTCCCGGCCCCGCACTGGCTGGTCCTCGGCGAGTCCGGCAACGGCAAGTCCGCCCTGGAGAAGACCTACGTCCTGCGCCAGTTGCGCTTCCGCGACCGGCAGGTCGTCGTCCTCGACGCCCAGGGCGAGGACGGGGTCGGCGAATGGAACCTCATCGCGGAGGAGCTGGGTATAACTCCCATCCGCCTCGACCCGACGGCCGCCCTGGACATGGGGATCCGGCTCAACCCGCTCGACCCGGCGATCACCACCACCGGCCAGCTGGCCCTGCTGCGCACCATCATCGAGGTCGCGATGGGGCACGGCCTCGACGAGCGGTCCGGCTTCGCCCTGAAGGTCGCGCACGCCTATGTGAACGAGACCATCGTCGAGCGCCAGCCGGTCCTGATGGACATCGTCGAGCAACTCCGCCACCCCGAACCGGAATCGGCCGAGGCGATGAACGTCGCCATAGACGACGTACGGGCCTGGGGCCTGGACGTGGCCCTCGTGCTCGACCGGCTGGTCGACGGCGACCTCAGGGGCATGTTCGACGGCCCCACGACGGTCGGCATCGACCTGGACGCCCCCCTCATCGTCTTCGACCTCTCCCACATCGACCGCAACTCCATCGCCATGCCCATCCTGATGGCGATCGTCGGCGTGTGGCTGGAGCACACCTGGATCCGGCCCGACCGCAAGAAGCGCATCTTCCTGGTGGAGGAGGCGTGGCACATCATCAACAGCCCCTTCGTCGCCCAGCTCTTCCAGCGCCTGCTGAAGTTCGGCCGCCGACTCGGCCTGTCCTTCGTGGCGGTGGTGCACCACCTGAGCGACGTGGTGGACGGAGCCGCGGCCAAGGAGGCCGCCGCGATCCTCAAGATGGCCTCCACCCGCACGATCTACGCCCAGAAAGCCGACGAGGCACGGGCGACGGGACGGGTGATCGGTCTGCCCCGGTGGGCCGTGGAGATCATCCCGACCCTCACCCCGGGCATCGCGGTCTGGGACGTCAACGGCAACGTACAGGTCGTCAAACACCTGATCACGGAGACCGAACGGCCCCTCGTCTTCACCGACCGGGCCATGACCGAGTCCTCCGCGGACCATCTGGCCGACGACGCGCTGCGCGCCGCGGAGCTGGAGGCCGAGGAGCGGGCCGCGGCCTTCGTGGAGCAGCACCTCGGCGATCTCGACGGTTCATCCGAGTCCACGGTGGCATGA
- a CDS encoding trypsin-like serine peptidase has protein sequence MKRITRPPGARRNALLVAVAVLAVTSASVAAADDGRGPLGVTARASGTVAASRVGALFGGSGALRGGHFCTASVVHSTGRNLLVTAAHCLDGGGKLRFVPGYRDGKAPYGIWEIRRTYVGDAWTGAQDEDSDVAFATVADRGGKGVEDVVGANTFVTGRKTGATAVTVTGYPSILEAPITCTNRPTAVSRTQQRIACPAFAGGTSGSPWVNGYGEVVGVIGGREAGGNTDDISYSVVLGDEARDLYRSTQAQ, from the coding sequence ATGAAGCGCATCACTCGTCCCCCAGGCGCCCGGCGCAACGCCCTGCTCGTCGCGGTCGCGGTGCTGGCCGTGACCTCGGCCTCCGTGGCCGCCGCCGACGACGGACGCGGCCCCCTGGGCGTGACCGCGCGGGCCTCCGGCACCGTGGCCGCCTCCCGCGTCGGCGCGCTCTTCGGCGGCAGCGGGGCTCTGCGGGGCGGCCACTTCTGTACCGCGTCCGTCGTGCACAGCACGGGGCGGAACCTGCTCGTGACCGCCGCGCACTGCCTGGACGGCGGCGGCAAGCTCCGCTTCGTGCCCGGATACCGCGACGGGAAGGCTCCCTACGGCATCTGGGAGATCCGCAGGACCTACGTCGGTGACGCCTGGACCGGCGCCCAGGACGAGGACAGCGACGTCGCCTTCGCCACCGTCGCCGACCGGGGCGGCAAGGGCGTCGAGGACGTCGTCGGCGCCAACACGTTCGTCACCGGCCGGAAGACCGGGGCCACCGCCGTGACCGTCACCGGCTACCCCAGCATCCTCGAAGCGCCGATCACCTGCACGAACAGGCCCACCGCTGTCAGCCGCACCCAGCAGCGCATCGCCTGCCCCGCCTTCGCCGGCGGCACCAGCGGCAGCCCCTGGGTGAACGGGTACGGGGAGGTCGTCGGGGTCATCGGCGGCCGCGAGGCGGGCGGGAACACCGACGACATCTCGTACAGCGTCGTCCTCGGCGACGAGGCCCGCGACCTCTACCGGTCGACGCAGGCGCAGTAG